The Arabidopsis thaliana chromosome 5, partial sequence genomic interval GAGATTGCAGTGACTGCGTGATAGTGAGCATTAAAGTGAGATCGTAGTAGTAATAAACAGAACcttaaaaatggaaaagatgCGTGGGGTTTGTGAGGAGAACAATGAAGAACACGAGAGATGTGTTAAATGTTAGATGTTGAACCATCTATCGCATTATACAACACCATTTAAGAGAAACGTGAATCGTCTTTAGTACTCTATAAAGCAAGCATATATTCTAGCAGTTGCatgttataaaattaatacaGATCGATCACTCAATTCATGAATATGGTTTGAtataaacattaaattaaatgtCATGCTGTCATAAAAGATGAATTATATGGTTCATTTATCTAAGAAACTTTTTATTAACTAAGTAAGTAAAAGTTTGAAGAGGTCATTTGCAAGTGACTCCGACCAGGGATAGACTCCTGAAATCTTATCCAACTATGGACGACGACTTCATGTCGGTGTGTCCAAAAATGAGGAAAAGGAATCTGCCCAAGGGACAAATGGCATTACCCGAAACGGCAAAGAAGAACCGCAGGAAAAAAAGTTGACAATAACGTATGAGGTGtgactgaaaaagaaaaacttgtaGTTTGGTTTATGACGTAAATGAATAATTTGGAAATGACAATAAGTCATCATATCTAATTTAGTGCATGACCTCCAACGTCGGCATATATTTGAGTCGGTGACCGGATATCCAGTACAAAGTAAagtacaaaccaaaaagaaagacaagacAATAAAATGGGTAAAGAAGACTTGCATACACGGACGTGATAGAAGAAGACATGCATAGTATAATTCTGACTTTCTGAGAcctttaatgaaaatatttggCAATGTATTTCAAGAATAACTATGGCATATCTCTTAGATTTTGTGAAAATAGCCCATaatcgaagaagatgatagtAAAAAACCGAGGCCCAAATAGAACCCATTTacccaaaatatcaaaaagatTAGTCGTTTGGCAATGAAATTAGAAGCCCAACACATGTCCTAAgcctttttcacttttcttcacTGTTTGGTTTTCCGACATCATTAACTTCGCGGGGGCAAGCGActaacagaagaaaaaaagcgactaacagaagaaaaaaacgaaaaggaTTATTCCGCCGTAGAATCCATATTCTCTCCCTCATCACTTTGATAAACAAGAGTCTCATTTTTCGCTTTTCCAAAGGGAACAACTTCTTCGGATTATTATCTATGGCAGAGAAGCTTGAGCCGGTGAAGGTTTTGTACTGCGGAGTTTGCTCTCTTCCAGCGGAATACTGCGAATTCGGTCCCGATTTCGCTAGATGTAAGCCCTGGCTCGTCGAAAACGCCCCAGATCTCTATCCTGATCTCCTCAAAGGTACCTTCAAACCCTAATCTTATAATTTTCGACCGTTCTTCAGAACTCGTTTGATTTTAGGTTTGTAGTGcctcaaattttttattcttccaAGGGCTAAGCGATTCACACAATCGAAAAGatgaagatttttgttttaacttgaattataaatttatgggTCTGTTCAATTTGGTGATTATGTTATGTTGGATTGTCAATGCTGTTGTGTAGAGTTTTACGATTTTTTGGTACCCTTTACACTTCTGTTTTACTGGTTATGACAATgagtttaatttgatttaagaCTTACTAATATTTGAGTTTGCATacgaattttaaatttgtccAGAAGCAAATGAGAAGGCAGCAGATAATGTTTCTGACAAACTCCAGTCGGTGGGAATCTCTTCAGGTGGTGCTGATGGGGCACCATCTTCAGCTCAGACTGGTAAGGAACCGTGTCTATGTGTGtgctttttcttgttcataCTATTGCATACACGTATTTGGTACTGTACATCGCTATGAAAAATTCCAAACTGAATGGCTGGAAACATCTttaatgtatttgtttttctggGGAATCTGCAATCGAACTGTTAAGCATGAACGATAAATATTGCTAGAGTCACTGATTGGTGATGATGCCTATGTTGAAAGGATTTGGCTTTTAGTTGAATTTCTACTCAGTAATCAAAGGATCTTCCAATATATAGGAGGGACATCCAAGAAGGAGGAAGTGAAGCGCCTACCTGGGGGgaaagttaaaaagaaagtaagTAATATCGTGTAAATTTCGTCCCACCTTACTGGAATGTCTTAATGCATTACCAAGTTTCCATGGAAACGTACAAAACAACATGCTTGGACATTCCCTGACTCACATATCTACGTTTTGCTTTCTGGTTTCCATTCCTTCGTCTTTGACGTGGACATGTTTGTCCGGTTGTCTAATTTTCTAATGTTTATGGATGCTATATAGGATCGACAGGAAGTTATCATTGAAAAGGTTGTACGCAACAAACGCAAGTGTATCACCATTGTGAAAGGACTAGAACTGTTTGGTGAGTTATTTACTTCTTTGGTGATATATCTTAGTATTCTTATTGCCTGGAACAAACCTCATTCATTTTTAACCCTTGCAATTTGTTCGTCAGGGATAAAACTCAGTGATGCCTCTAAAAAGCTTGGTAAGAAGTTTGCCACTGGAGCATCAGTTGTCAAGGTATGTATGTAGAGGATGAATCAAAAAGCAAATATGTATACGAGATAGTTTTATGCTTAGACAGATTAGTGGTATTCGGTTTTGTTCTAGCTGATATTGTTGAGCAGAGCTCATGGTTCTTTAGAGTTTGTAACTGCTTTAGACCTGTTGTGGctctaatttcaaaatttggtgTCCAGAGAAAAGTATGAAATATTCGTCCCTAGATACATGACTTTTAACCCCTTAGTTTGTTTTacctctctcttcctcttatgctgagatttttctaatttattgtGTTTCAGGGACCAACTGAAAAGGAGCAAATTGATGTTCAAGGGGATATAATCTATGATATCGTTGAATTCATTACAGACACTTGGCCCGACGTAACATGACTTCTCCTTTTCTAATTTGTTCTTGGTTCTCACTGCATTCGTTTGAAAACTTATGATTGTTACTTTGCCAATTTCTAGGTACCTGAAAgatccattttcttcatcgAAGATGGGAAGAAGGTTCAGGCTGGTTGATGATCACCTTTGTCCTCGTTTTTTGGCATGGCGGGTTCATGTAGACGAGCTAGTTCCTGAGTTTTCCTATGTGTTTGGAGGAAATCGCATCTTGATTATAACTTTCAACGTAACGTATAGTTGGATTTATCATACTATTTTCTTATTCGGGTTGCGATAGTTCCAGACATGTTTCTCCAAACATTTCTCTTTTTGGGGGtcttaatatttaaaatgtgtCTTGAAATGAACGCGTTCTTCATCCTTGACCCATCATCAGCTTTGTAAGACCAAATATACTCTCATTGGCCAAACCGGTGATGATCTCTCTTGTCAGCCAATAGTTTAGGACAGCCAGATTCGAAAACTGATCCTAAACAAAGCCTAAGAAAACAAGTGAAACTTTTATGATCGATTTTGTGTTGAGATATTTAAATAGACTGTATACTACCAACAAGATTTTATCCATAAGAACATTTTGGTTTCTAACTGTGTTTATCAAACCGTTTATTATCACCCCCGAGACCGTGAGACATTAAGTAACTCAGCAAAGCGATTTAAATTCGCGATGTAATAGGAACAACTGATCTCATGGAGTCTTGGTTACTTGTACTGATATCACCTGACTCATCATCTTTCTTAGGATCCAATTTAAAGAATGAGAGAACGATTGAAGCAAGCTGATGCTGGTGAGAAGTGAACTCATGATCAGCTCCTTCAATAACATACAGCTTATGATTCTTTATCTGTTTAGCAAATTCGGACGCTTCTGTTACATGCACAATCCTATCATTTGACCCATGGACTGTCAAGACCCTGAAATTTTAAGAGAAGCATTAGTTCCTCTATTAGaatgaaaccaaaagagaaaaatccTTATAGAGTATGATGATAGACCTGCAGTTTTCACGAATTGAGAGACATGCTTCATGAGCATTGGTTGTGAGACGGTCCATTAGACTCTCTTCTGTTACCCGATATTCAAACTTTCCTGCAACGACCTCGAACAGTACCGGTAAATGCCAAACACCATGTAACCTGGTTCTAACaatcataaaactaaaaagataaaagaattACCCTTTCTGTTGCTAACATCAATGAATCCATTATCTTTGATTCTCTTGAAGTAGTCCTTACCAAGCCGAAATTCGATTCCTCTGTCAAGAAAAAACCGCCCTGAGATATTCACAACAGTCTGCACATCATTGTACTTTGCTGCATACAAAAGCACCACATTTCCACCTGCACAAAATTCAATGACAACAACAGCAAAGCTCCAGTCTTCAGATAttctttcttgaattttctGAAACATGAGATCCACATTAGTTTTACGTTCATATACCTTTACTATGTCCGATAATCGCAGAAATCACACGGTTAACACCACGCAAGTGTTGCAAAACAGAGCGCAAATCTTCAACTTCACGGCGATAGTTACCATACTGAAATGATCCTTGGCTTTCCCTGAAGTTGAGAAACATGAGTGTAAaggcaaaaaaacaattcaaccagtttaaaagaaagaagagagatgttACAATTTACCCGTTGCCAGCAAAGTCAAACCGGAAAGAACTGATCATTGCTCTTTCAAAGAAACTTGCAATGGTCAGCATTGGAATCCGATTCTAGAAGTAAATTTATGAAAGGTTACAATGTTTAGAGAAAACCAATACAAATTCAAATCTCATGGAATCTAAAATGTGAATCAAAGGAAGTTGAAAATGATGAGAAtggtacaaaaaaaaagaccttTGATGAACGAAATCCATGGCAGATGACAACAGTCTCTGTAGAACCAGTATCATGCAAAACTCCTACGAGTTTCTCACCATGACTGTTCTCAATTACAACTCTTTGGTGCTGAATCTCTGCGCATAATCCAATCACCAACAATGTTAAAGCAGATATAAAGCTTGTTCTATGATCAATCAAACATTGAAAGCCGAATACAATCAAATTGGTGGTTCTAGGAACAATTTGAACATAACCTCACACATCAAAATCGCAGTACAATCCAAATGATAAGCGAATGTCAGAATCAGAAGTGTATGGATCACAATTCAATGGTACAACTTTAGATTTTGAGGGGTCATGAATCGAGAAAGGAGCTGAAGCCTACCTGATTTTTCGATTTGTTCATCGCTAGACTGATTCCGGCGAGTCTCTGACATCGTCGCGCGGAGGAGATACCTCGAAAAGCTTAAAGTGACTCGgaattttttcatattatataattccaactagtaaataattaatgtatgaTATGGTCAACGTAATTTGGATTAGgaagaaaatcaatattaatgTGTCGAATATAGAAAGTGACTCTTGGGATTTTatcacaatttgttttttattttttttcgtttttagtACTTGATCATTTTGATTTGAGgttataaatgaaatattttgtcaaaaataacACTTTCACtttttgtgtaataaaaaataattattcgACGGTTCATGTTATTTTGATCTGAAGTTAGAAAAggattattttatcaaaaaaaaaaaatgtataagtttcaaaataatacTTTCCCTTTCAGTGTAATGAAAAAATTGTGTCAAAACATGACACAAATGATATCTCTTTGTTATAATCACAAATTTGAAGGCCTTAAATGATTGCATATTGAAAGGAAATTCCTTACATAAACAAAGACCATCGACCAAGTTGATTAAAAGCATGACTATTTGTTAATCAAACGCATAAAGTAAAATAGCTATGATATCAAATGGCAAATAATATGATATCAAGTAAAAATAGCTAGCTATCagacaaaataatatgatacTATTTGTTAAAAACACCCTACTATTATTATTGGTGTAATTACTTGGTACTAATCATGAACCCCATATTGTTGTTATTGGTGTGATTACTTGGTGCTTTCAACGACTTAAGGATTGAGCCATACGATCGATGCCGTCTCATTCTCTTTAATACAAACTTTAAAGATTAGATTATTACAACTTGAAAGGGTCTTTTCCTCAAACAAAGACCATCCATATACAGGTCTATCATATACTAAAGAAAGGATAAGTATTTTCATAAACAATGACTAAGGACCACATtgactaaaatataattaacacCACTTGATGAAGTTTCCGCAATGATAATAGAACTCACATTTAGTGAATAATCCAAAGACCTTACCTGTAATGTATTAGACTATTAGTATTAACAAAGACTGGCGACTGCAAagcttaattaataattataataaaaattcagTAGAGCTAATTAACAACTATCAGTGGGTTTCTTCCACGATACTTCGAGCTTAagacaaaataagaagaatttGTCAATGTCAACTCCAATGGCAGTATAAGTACGATGAATTTTTCTGATGACTCTATAATCATTTGATCTTGGCAAGATCTCGAGAGCatttataaagaaattaaagcaACACATACACACATCAATTTCGTAATCGTTGCAGAGTAAGACCGATCATCGATGGCTGATGTAATGGAacagaatcttcttcaaacCGCTGTGCTTAACCGGACGTCCTTCCATTTCCAACCTCAGAGAAATTGGCTCAACGgttctatttctttctttttcctcctatttatattcatatatatatatatatatatcatgttggttgtgaacaaaaaagaaaagatcatgTTGGCAAAGATCTCTTATATTATTAgttcataaaaccaaaacaaaaaaatggttaattTCTGTTTATTGCAATTTATCTATTGAATCAGGTTATTAATTTCTACTATATGATACTGAAAACTAACGATTGTCTTAATTTTATGTCACTTCTGGTCCTCTGATGCATTTTGGAAATCTCAAGATCCAAACGGTAATTAAATACTCTACAAATTGCTAACTTGTGACACAAGGAACTCCAAagttgttttatataatgaaatacgtatatttataatgttgtTTCAGCGCCAATGTATTACAAAGGATTCTACCATTTGTTCTACCAGAATAACCCTTTGGCTCCCGAATTCAGTAGGACAAGAATCATATGGGGACACTCTGTTTCACAAGACATGGTCAATTGGATCCAGCTCGAACCAGCCCTTGTCCCTTCTGAGTCCTTTGACATCAACAGCTGCTGGTCAGGATCCGCCACGATCCTCCCTGATGGCAGACCTGTAATTTTGTACACTGGACTCGACGTCAACAACAAACAGCAAGTCACAGTTGTTGCCGAACCAAAGGACGTTTCTGACCCTTTGCTTCGTGAGTGGGTTAAGCCAAAGTACAATCCTGTGATGGTTCCGCCAAGTAATGTCCCTTTTAATTGTTTCCGTGATCCCACGGAGGCGTGGAAAGGGCAAGATGGGAAATGGAGAGTGCTCATAGGAGCTAAGGAGAAAGATACTGAGAAAGGAATGGCGATTTTGTACCGAAGCGATGATTTTGTCCAGTGGACAAAGTATCCGGTGCCTTTACTTGAGTCAGAAGGAACCGGAATGTGGGAATGCCCTGATTTTTTCCCGGTTTCTATCACTGGTAAAGAAGGTGTTGACACTTCGGTAAACAATGCTAGTGTGAGGCATGTCTTGAAGGCGAGTTTTGGAGGCAATGATTGCTATGTCATTGGTAAATACTCTTCTGAGACTGAAGACTTTTCAGCGGATTATGAGTTCACTAACACTAGTGCAGATTTGAGATATGATCATGGAACGTTTTATGCCTCAAAGGCGTTCTTCGATAGTGTTAAAAATAGGAGGATCAACTGGGGATGGGTCATAGAGACTGATagcaaagaagatgattttaAGAAAGGATGGGCTGGCCTTATGGTAAATAGAgatatatagtttatttaaAGTACTAGTAGAGTATGATTACTTGTAAGAAATTGGATGAACTGGGTTTGTTTTTGGCTTAGACTCTTCCCAGGGAAATTTGGATGGACACAAGTGGAAAGAAGCTGATGCAATGGCCAattgaagaaatcaacaaTCTCCGGACCAAAAGTGTTAGCCTTGATGATTGCTATGAATTCAAAACCGGCTCTACCTTTGAAATCTCAGGCATCACTGCTGCCCAAGTAAGTTTTCTCATAGTGTTTTGTTAGGAATcccatattttataaaatataatttaatagattCAGATAAAAATCTTGAGGTAAATGCAGTAAAACCAtgtaatatttgaattttaaagtcaacatatatatggattttagtcatatttaaaaatccatttaaaataacaaggtttatctttatatttgagattttacaTTTGAAACTTGgtaaatctcaaatataacAACACatgatttacatatatttccatattgattaaaaaaaaccaaataaattaaaccatTCAATGTCTATTAAGTTTTAACACGTCTTCTCTAGAATCATCCGGCTAATACTATTTCAgcaacttatatatttttatctttgtcATGTTGTTCATAAAGGCAGATGTAGAAGTGACTTTTAATCTGCCTTTCCTGGAAAATAATCCCGAGATACTT includes:
- a CDS encoding Translation initiation factor SUI1 family protein (Translation initiation factor SUI1 family protein; FUNCTIONS IN: translation initiation factor activity; INVOLVED IN: translational initiation; LOCATED IN: cellular_component unknown; EXPRESSED IN: 23 plant structures; EXPRESSED DURING: 13 growth stages; CONTAINS InterPro DOMAIN/s: Translation initiation factor SUI1 (InterPro:IPR001950), Density-regulated protein DRP1 (InterPro:IPR005873); Has 30201 Blast hits to 17322 proteins in 780 species: Archae - 12; Bacteria - 1396; Metazoa - 17338; Fungi - 3422; Plants - 5037; Viruses - 0; Other Eukaryotes - 2996 (source: NCBI BLink).), whose product is MAEKLEPVKVLYCGVCSLPAEYCEFGPDFARCKPWLVENAPDLYPDLLKEANEKAADNVSDKLQSVGISSGGADGAPSSAQTGGTSKKEEVKRLPGGKVKKKDRQEVIIEKVVRNKRKCITIVKGLELFGIKLSDASKKLGKKFATGASVVKGPTEKEQIDVQGDIIYDIVEFITDTWPDVPERSIFFIEDGKKVQAG
- a CDS encoding alpha/beta-Hydrolases superfamily protein, encoding MKKFRVTLSFSRYLLRATMSETRRNQSSDEQIEKSEIQHQRVVIENSHGEKLVGVLHDTGSTETVVICHGFRSSKNRIPMLTIASFFERAMISSFRFDFAGNGESQGSFQYGNYRREVEDLRSVLQHLRGVNRVISAIIGHSKGGNVVLLYAAKYNDVQTVVNISGRFFLDRGIEFRLGKDYFKRIKDNGFIDVSNRKGKFEYRVTEESLMDRLTTNAHEACLSIRENCRVLTVHGSNDRIVHVTEASEFAKQIKNHKLYVIEGADHEFTSHQHQLASIVLSFFKLDPKKDDESGDISTSNQDSMRSVVPITSRI
- a CDS encoding alpha/beta-Hydrolases superfamily protein (alpha/beta-Hydrolases superfamily protein; CONTAINS InterPro DOMAIN/s: BAAT/Acyl-CoA thioester hydrolase C-terminal (InterPro:IPR014940); BEST Arabidopsis thaliana protein match is: alpha/beta-Hydrolases superfamily protein (TAIR:AT3G47590.1); Has 30201 Blast hits to 17322 proteins in 780 species: Archae - 12; Bacteria - 1396; Metazoa - 17338; Fungi - 3422; Plants - 5037; Viruses - 0; Other Eukaryotes - 2996 (source: NCBI BLink).); the protein is MSETRRNQSSDEQIEKSEIQHQRVVIENSHGEKLVGVLHDTGSTETVVICHGFRSSKNRIPMLTIASFFERAMISSFRFDFAGNGESQGSFQYGNYRREVEDLRSVLQHLRGVNRVISAIIGHSKGGNVVLLYAAKYNDVQTVVNISGRFFLDRGIEFRLGKDYFKRIKDNGFIDVSNRKGKFEYRVTEESLMDRLTTNAHEACLSIRENCRVLTVHGSNDRIVHVTEASEFAKQIKNHKLYVIEGADHEFTSHQHQLASIVLSFFKLDPKKDDESGDISTSNQDSMRSVVPITSRI
- a CDS encoding alpha/beta-Hydrolases superfamily protein (alpha/beta-Hydrolases superfamily protein; FUNCTIONS IN: catalytic activity; LOCATED IN: peroxisome; EXPRESSED IN: 24 plant structures; EXPRESSED DURING: 15 growth stages; CONTAINS InterPro DOMAIN/s: Alpha/beta hydrolase fold-1 (InterPro:IPR000073); BEST Arabidopsis thaliana protein match is: alpha/beta-Hydrolases superfamily protein (TAIR:AT3G47590.1); Has 1404 Blast hits to 1403 proteins in 484 species: Archae - 24; Bacteria - 915; Metazoa - 0; Fungi - 22; Plants - 152; Viruses - 0; Other Eukaryotes - 291 (source: NCBI BLink).); this translates as MSETRRNQSSDEQIEKSEIQHQRVVIENSHGEKLVGVLHDTGSTETVVICHGFRSSKNRIPMLTIASFFERAMISSFRFDFAGNGESQGSFQYGNYRREVEDLRSVLQHLRGVNRVISAIIGHSKGGNVVLLYAAKYNDVQTVVNISGRFFLDRGIEFRLVL
- a CDS encoding alpha/beta-Hydrolases superfamily protein, whose amino-acid sequence is MKKFRVTLSFSRYLLRATMSETRRNQSSDEQIEKSEIQHQRVVIENSHGEKLVGVLHDTGSTETVVICHGFRSSKNRIPMLTIASFFERAMISSFRFDFAGNGESQGSFQYGNYRREVEDLRSVLQHLRGVNRVISAIIGHSKGGNVVLLYAAKYNDVQTVVNISGRFFLDRGIEFRLVL
- the cwINV6 gene encoding 6-&1-fructan exohydrolase (6-&1-fructan exohydrolase (cwINV6); FUNCTIONS IN: inulinase activity, hydrolase activity, hydrolyzing O-glycosyl compounds, levanase activity; INVOLVED IN: carbohydrate metabolic process; EXPRESSED IN: 10 plant structures; EXPRESSED DURING: 8 growth stages; CONTAINS InterPro DOMAIN/s: Glycoside hydrolase, family 32 (InterPro:IPR001362), Glycoside hydrolase, family 32, active site (InterPro:IPR018053), Glycosyl hydrolases family 32, N-terminal (InterPro:IPR013148), Glycosyl hydrolase family 32, C-terminal (InterPro:IPR013189), Concanavalin A-like lectin/glucanase (InterPro:IPR008985); BEST Arabidopsis thaliana protein match is: beta-fructofuranosidase 5 (TAIR:AT1G55120.1); Has 30201 Blast hits to 17322 proteins in 780 species: Archae - 12; Bacteria - 1396; Metazoa - 17338; Fungi - 3422; Plants - 5037; Viruses - 0; Other Eukaryotes - 2996 (source: NCBI BLink).) — protein: MADVMEQNLLQTAVLNRTSFHFQPQRNWLNDPNAPMYYKGFYHLFYQNNPLAPEFSRTRIIWGHSVSQDMVNWIQLEPALVPSESFDINSCWSGSATILPDGRPVILYTGLDVNNKQQVTVVAEPKDVSDPLLREWVKPKYNPVMVPPSNVPFNCFRDPTEAWKGQDGKWRVLIGAKEKDTEKGMAILYRSDDFVQWTKYPVPLLESEGTGMWECPDFFPVSITGKEGVDTSVNNASVRHVLKASFGGNDCYVIGKYSSETEDFSADYEFTNTSADLRYDHGTFYASKAFFDSVKNRRINWGWVIETDSKEDDFKKGWAGLMTLPREIWMDTSGKKLMQWPIEEINNLRTKSVSLDDCYEFKTGSTFEISGITAAQADVEVTFNLPFLENNPEILDADQVDDATLFDRDSSVGCVYGPFGLLALASSDLSEQTAIFFKVIRRGNGYAVVMCSSEKRSSLRDNIKKSSHGAFLDIDPRHEKISLRCLIDHSIIESYGVGGKTVITSRVYPKLAIGEAAKLYVFNDGENGVIMTSLEAWSMRNAQINSNPTY
- the cwINV6 gene encoding 6-&1-fructan exohydrolase (6-&1-fructan exohydrolase (cwINV6); FUNCTIONS IN: inulinase activity, hydrolase activity, hydrolyzing O-glycosyl compounds, levanase activity; INVOLVED IN: carbohydrate metabolic process; EXPRESSED IN: 10 plant structures; EXPRESSED DURING: 8 growth stages; CONTAINS InterPro DOMAIN/s: Glycoside hydrolase, family 32 (InterPro:IPR001362), Glycosyl hydrolases family 32, N-terminal (InterPro:IPR013148), Glycoside hydrolase, family 32, active site (InterPro:IPR018053); BEST Arabidopsis thaliana protein match is: beta-fructofuranosidase 5 (TAIR:AT1G55120.1); Has 3953 Blast hits to 3930 proteins in 1186 species: Archae - 18; Bacteria - 2576; Metazoa - 95; Fungi - 238; Plants - 830; Viruses - 0; Other Eukaryotes - 196 (source: NCBI BLink).) translates to MADVMEQNLLQTAVLNRTSFHFQPQRNWLNDPNAPMYYKGFYHLFYQNNPLAPEFSRTRIIWGHSVSQDMVNWIQLEPALVPSESFDINSCWSGSATILPDGRPVILYTGLDVNNKQQVTVVAEPKDVSDPLLREWVKPKYNPVMVPPSNVPFNCFRDPTEAWKGQDGKWRVLIGAKEKDTEKGMAILYRSDDFVQWTKYPVPLLESEGTGMWECPDFFPVSITGKEGVDTSVNNASVRHVLKASFGGNDCYVIGKYSSETEDFSADYEFTNTSADLRYDHGTFYASKAFFDSVKNRRINWGWVIETDSKEDDFKKGWAGLMTLPREIWMDTSGKKLMQWPIEEINNLRTKSVSLDDCYEFKTGSTFEISGITAAQADVEVTFNLPFLENNPEILDADQVDDATLFDHRSLDYRELRSRRKNCDNI
- the cwINV6 gene encoding 6-&1-fructan exohydrolase; its protein translation is MYYKGFYHLFYQNNPLAPEFSRTRIIWGHSVSQDMVNWIQLEPALVPSESFDINSCWSGSATILPDGRPVILYTGLDVNNKQQVTVVAEPKDVSDPLLREWVKPKYNPVMVPPSNVPFNCFRDPTEAWKGQDGKWRVLIGAKEKDTEKGMAILYRSDDFVQWTKYPVPLLESEGTGMWECPDFFPVSITGKEGVDTSVNNASVRHVLKASFGGNDCYVIGKYSSETEDFSADYEFTNTSADLRYDHGTFYASKAFFDSVKNRRINWGWVIETDSKEDDFKKGWAGLMTLPREIWMDTSGKKLMQWPIEEINNLRTKSVSLDDCYEFKTGSTFEISGITAAQADVEVTFNLPFLENNPEILDADQVDDATLFDRDSSVGCVYGPFGLLALASSDLSEQTAIFFKVIRRGNGYAVVMCSSEKRSSLRDNIKKSSHGAFLDIDPRHEKISLRCLIDHSIIESYGVGGKTVITSRVYPKLAIGEAAKLYVFNDGENGVIMTSLEAWSMRNAQINSNPTY